A genomic stretch from Synergistales bacterium includes:
- a CDS encoding ABC transporter permease yields MSTIREGFSNWKQRHASEFSQIREILFAVRKSKLTIAGLAIVLGLVVVALIAPFIAPYDPVEMSLGNRLQAPSGAHWMGTDELGRDILTRVLYGTSLALKIMIIVLLIDLPLGVLLGIVAGYFGGWLDEVIMRLADTFMAFPRLVLAMAIGAALGPSLVNTMIAIAVTLWPTYARLARGETLSIKERTFIEAERSVGTPKWKILFSYILPLCSSTTIVRATLDMGNVIRIAAGMSFIGLGAQAPTPEWGLMVSTGRDFLVNQWWVPTFPGLAILVTVFGFNLLGDGIRDISDPHLRRGD; encoded by the coding sequence ATGAGTACGATTCGAGAAGGATTCTCAAACTGGAAACAGCGGCATGCGTCGGAATTCTCGCAGATACGGGAGATCCTCTTCGCCGTCAGGAAGAGCAAGCTGACCATTGCGGGACTCGCCATCGTTCTGGGGCTGGTTGTGGTGGCCCTGATCGCCCCCTTCATCGCTCCCTACGACCCCGTCGAGATGAGTCTCGGCAACAGGTTGCAGGCCCCGTCGGGAGCCCACTGGATGGGTACCGACGAACTGGGGCGCGACATCCTCACCCGGGTGCTCTACGGAACGAGCCTTGCGCTGAAGATCATGATCATCGTCCTGCTCATCGATCTGCCGCTGGGTGTCCTGCTGGGGATTGTGGCGGGCTACTTCGGCGGCTGGCTCGACGAGGTGATCATGCGGCTCGCCGATACCTTCATGGCCTTCCCGCGCCTGGTGCTGGCCATGGCCATCGGGGCGGCCCTCGGCCCCAGTCTGGTCAACACGATGATCGCCATCGCGGTGACCCTCTGGCCCACCTACGCCCGTCTCGCCCGCGGCGAAACGCTGAGCATCAAGGAGCGCACCTTCATCGAGGCCGAACGTTCCGTGGGGACGCCCAAGTGGAAGATCCTCTTCTCCTACATCCTGCCGCTCTGTTCGTCCACGACCATCGTCCGGGCGACGCTGGACATGGGCAACGTCATCCGCATCGCCGCCGGGATGAGTTTCATCGGTCTGGGAGCCCAGGCGCCGACGCCGGAGTGGGGCCTCATGGTGAGTACCGGGCGGGATTTCCTCGTGAACCAGTGGTGGGTGCCCACCTTCCCGGGGCTTGCCATCCTCGTGACTGTCTTCGGTTTCAACCTTCTGGGGGACGGAATCCGTGACATCTCTGACCCGCATCTGAGAAGGGGAGACTAA
- a CDS encoding ABC transporter permease translates to MSFGRFVLKRLALFFVVIFGVVTVTFIISHIVPADPVGAILGENAPQELVEKTERMLGLHLPLHQQYFQTLKGVATLDLGVALRTNNPVTTDLKKYFPATFELVAFAMIIAILLGITLGIIAAVKRNRWPDTLSRIFSLVGISMPAFWLGLLIILVFFYHLQLLPAGGRLDITMAPPPTVTGMYTIDSLIAGQFGKFWNALYHLLGPALVLGWIQTAYIGRVTRSSMLEILNEEYVRTARVKGLPERTVILRHAFKNASITVITMIGISVGFMLEGSVLTETVFGYPGLGRYSVNAFLALDLNAVVGSVTLIAVCYATSNLIVDLLYGFLDPRVRY, encoded by the coding sequence ATGAGTTTTGGTCGGTTTGTACTGAAAAGATTGGCACTCTTTTTTGTTGTTATCTTCGGGGTGGTGACGGTCACCTTCATCATCTCCCACATCGTTCCGGCGGATCCGGTGGGGGCCATCCTCGGCGAGAACGCCCCGCAGGAGCTGGTGGAGAAGACAGAGCGTATGCTGGGGTTGCATCTCCCCCTGCACCAGCAGTACTTTCAGACGCTCAAGGGGGTGGCGACCCTCGATCTGGGGGTGGCGCTGCGCACGAACAATCCGGTTACCACGGACCTGAAGAAATATTTCCCCGCCACCTTTGAGCTGGTCGCCTTCGCCATGATCATTGCCATACTCCTCGGGATCACCCTGGGGATCATCGCAGCGGTGAAACGGAACAGGTGGCCCGACACGTTGAGCCGAATCTTCTCCCTGGTGGGGATCTCCATGCCCGCGTTCTGGCTGGGGCTTCTGATCATTCTGGTCTTTTTCTATCATCTCCAGCTGCTCCCGGCGGGGGGGAGGCTGGATATCACCATGGCGCCCCCACCTACCGTCACCGGTATGTACACCATCGACAGCCTGATTGCCGGACAGTTCGGGAAATTCTGGAACGCCCTCTATCATCTTCTGGGGCCTGCGCTGGTGCTGGGATGGATCCAGACGGCCTACATCGGGCGGGTGACCCGTTCCTCCATGCTGGAGATCCTCAACGAGGAGTATGTCCGCACGGCCCGCGTCAAGGGGCTGCCGGAACGGACGGTGATCCTCCGCCATGCCTTCAAGAACGCCTCGATCACGGTGATCACCATGATCGGAATCTCCGTGGGGTTCATGCTGGAGGGCTCGGTGCTGACGGAGACGGTCTTTGGCTATCCCGGCCTGGGCCGGTACTCGGTGAACGCCTTCCTCGCCCTGGACCTCAACGCCGTTGTCGGTTCGGTAACGCTGATCGCCGTCTGCTACGCCACAAGTAATCTCATCGTGGATCTGCTGTACGGCTTCCTGGACCCGAGAGTGAGATATTAG
- a CDS encoding ABC transporter substrate-binding protein encodes MQRWKRLLVLSLFSVMVVMAAAGVASAEKTLVIGMNTGTIVTLDPAACYEVEGHWMLNNIYDSLVKFKPGSASEIEPCLATDWNVDGKTLKFQLREGVKFSNGHPLEAEDVVYSLKRVVAMGASPSWILTQFGVGEDDISAEGNTIKVEMDEPYSPQLVMSCMTYVSGVVEMSAWQEHEEDGDFGSAYLDRTSAGSGPYVLDSWSRNERIVLKANPHYWGEQPKIDRIVMVDIPESSSQLLQLKRGKIDIAWNLEYDQIPEVEQAEGLRTTVTPMFKQIYLAMNATKEPLDNVKVRQAVKSAIDTAGMVQAIGGGVSELHSFIPKGMFAHYAGDPFPHNPERARELLAEAGYPDGIEIDLTVPEFLATAGTVAKANLDAVGIKTNLQTMAYTTLLGKYRKQGLEVVIARWGADYGDPDAMAKPFAHCRTTGDDAKIKQLAWRNGYANPELTQMVEDAQFIQDTEKRAALYEEIQKKWLDEGVFEILYQFSGQIGLSDAVKNFHLNPLTETPLQIVELDK; translated from the coding sequence ATGCAGCGTTGGAAACGGTTATTGGTGCTGAGTCTGTTCAGTGTGATGGTGGTCATGGCGGCCGCCGGTGTCGCTTCCGCGGAGAAGACGCTGGTGATCGGGATGAACACCGGAACCATCGTGACGCTCGATCCGGCGGCATGCTACGAGGTTGAAGGGCACTGGATGCTCAACAACATCTATGACAGTCTGGTGAAGTTCAAACCCGGTTCCGCCAGCGAGATCGAACCCTGCCTGGCGACGGACTGGAATGTGGACGGGAAGACCCTGAAGTTCCAGCTCCGTGAAGGGGTCAAGTTCTCCAACGGCCATCCCCTGGAGGCGGAGGATGTTGTCTATTCCCTGAAGCGGGTCGTCGCCATGGGTGCCAGTCCCTCCTGGATCCTCACCCAGTTCGGTGTTGGAGAGGACGACATCAGCGCCGAAGGCAACACGATCAAGGTGGAGATGGACGAGCCCTACTCGCCGCAGCTGGTCATGTCCTGCATGACCTACGTCTCCGGCGTTGTGGAGATGTCCGCCTGGCAGGAACACGAAGAAGACGGCGACTTTGGCAGTGCCTATCTGGACAGGACCTCCGCCGGAAGCGGTCCCTACGTGCTGGACAGCTGGTCGAGGAACGAGCGGATCGTCCTGAAGGCGAACCCCCACTACTGGGGCGAGCAGCCCAAGATCGACCGCATCGTGATGGTGGATATCCCCGAATCCTCAAGCCAGCTGCTGCAGCTGAAACGCGGCAAGATCGACATCGCCTGGAACCTCGAGTACGATCAGATCCCCGAGGTTGAGCAGGCCGAAGGCCTCCGCACGACCGTCACGCCCATGTTCAAACAGATCTATCTCGCCATGAACGCCACCAAGGAGCCTTTGGACAACGTGAAGGTGCGGCAGGCCGTCAAGTCCGCCATCGACACCGCAGGCATGGTACAGGCGATCGGCGGCGGCGTGAGTGAGCTGCACTCCTTTATCCCCAAGGGGATGTTCGCTCACTACGCCGGTGATCCCTTCCCCCACAATCCCGAGCGGGCCAGGGAACTCCTTGCGGAGGCCGGCTATCCCGACGGGATCGAGATCGACCTGACGGTACCGGAATTCCTCGCCACCGCCGGCACCGTGGCCAAGGCGAACCTCGACGCCGTAGGGATCAAGACCAACCTGCAGACCATGGCCTACACCACACTGCTCGGCAAGTATCGGAAGCAGGGTCTTGAAGTGGTCATCGCCCGCTGGGGTGCCGACTACGGCGACCCCGACGCCATGGCCAAGCCCTTCGCCCACTGCCGGACCACCGGTGACGATGCGAAGATCAAACAGCTTGCCTGGCGGAACGGCTACGCCAATCCCGAACTGACGCAGATGGTCGAGGACGCGCAGTTTATCCAGGATACCGAGAAGCGCGCGGCCCTCTACGAAGAGATCCAGAAGAAGTGGCTGGACGAGGGCGTCTTTGAGATCCTCTATCAGTTCTCGGGGCAGATCGGTCTCAGCGATGCCGTGAAGAACTTCCATCTCAATCCGTTGACCGAGACGCCGCTGCAGATCGTGGAGCTCGACAAGTAG
- a CDS encoding dipeptide epimerase, protein MKQNRITGIELYKADFGLLEPFRTSLAEISCAHNIIARIYAEDGLYGTGEARPNPPVTGETQCGAVAVGEEIAPRLLGRAAWDIEGAVRTLDRALHGNSALKSAFDIALYDLLGKIAGMPLYALLGGPKRTVVTDNTVSLAPPEEMAAKALEYKKEGFDAIKVKLGRTLDEDLYRVEQVREAVGPDVAIRLDANQGWDFKTAVRILQAMEPLRIQYCEQPLAHWDFEGLRRLRERTSIPVMADEAVFGHHDAFKLASRGCCDYLNIKLAKTGGIHHALQVNAIAEACGMTCMVGCMTESRLPLTAAAHLMSARPNIRFADLDGHRNMNVDPVTDGAVYEGGTITLPDTPGHGADYEREFLAQCPCVSVE, encoded by the coding sequence ATGAAGCAGAATCGGATCACCGGGATCGAACTGTACAAGGCTGATTTCGGGCTTTTGGAACCCTTCCGGACCTCACTGGCCGAGATCAGCTGTGCCCACAACATCATTGCCCGTATCTACGCCGAAGACGGCCTGTACGGGACGGGCGAGGCGCGCCCCAATCCCCCGGTGACGGGGGAGACCCAGTGCGGCGCGGTGGCTGTGGGCGAGGAGATCGCCCCGCGACTGCTGGGCCGTGCCGCCTGGGATATCGAGGGCGCGGTCCGCACCCTCGATAGGGCGCTTCACGGGAACAGCGCACTCAAAAGCGCCTTCGATATCGCTCTCTACGACTTGCTGGGGAAGATCGCCGGCATGCCGCTCTATGCCCTGCTCGGTGGGCCGAAGCGTACCGTGGTGACCGACAACACCGTGAGCCTCGCCCCCCCGGAGGAGATGGCGGCGAAGGCGCTGGAATACAAAAAAGAAGGCTTTGACGCTATCAAAGTGAAGCTCGGACGCACCCTGGACGAGGACCTCTACCGGGTTGAACAGGTGCGGGAGGCTGTCGGTCCTGATGTGGCGATCCGTCTGGATGCCAACCAGGGGTGGGACTTCAAGACGGCCGTCCGTATTTTGCAGGCCATGGAGCCGCTGAGGATCCAGTACTGCGAGCAGCCGCTGGCCCATTGGGATTTCGAAGGGCTGCGGCGGCTCCGGGAGCGGACATCCATACCGGTCATGGCCGACGAGGCGGTCTTCGGCCATCATGACGCCTTCAAGCTGGCATCCCGGGGCTGCTGCGACTACCTCAATATCAAACTGGCCAAAACGGGCGGTATCCACCATGCCCTGCAGGTGAACGCCATCGCCGAGGCCTGCGGCATGACCTGCATGGTGGGCTGTATGACCGAATCCCGGCTTCCTCTGACGGCGGCGGCCCATCTGATGTCGGCCAGGCCCAACATCCGCTTTGCCGATCTCGACGGCCACCGCAACATGAATGTCGATCCGGTGACAGACGGGGCGGTCTACGAGGGCGGCACGATCACGCTGCCGGACACGCCCGGCCACGGTGCCGATTACGAACGCGAGTTTCTGGCGCAGTGTCCCTGCGTCAGTGTCGAGTGA
- a CDS encoding ATP-binding cassette domain-containing protein, translating to MGTLLELERLSKHFPLDAHRTVKAVDAVTMNVNRGDIFGIAGESGSGKTTLGRVILKLLDASSGTISYDGQDITGLDLGHEKRLRRKLQIVFQDPYASLHPRKKIKDIVGQGLRTHGLVANEQEMIERVGDFLSLVGMNEQHLYRYPHELSGGQRQRVAIARALILDPELVVLDEPTSSLDVSVQAEVLKLLKRLRDELDLTYLFITHDLSVVRLFTEKLAILYLGRIMEIGRTEAIFRHPLHPYTEALMSVTPKLDPDKRGGKIILQGEIPSPIDPPKGCPFHTRCFKKIGSICETERPELKDLGDGHCVACHLH from the coding sequence GTGGGTACGTTGCTGGAACTCGAAAGGCTGTCGAAACACTTTCCGCTTGATGCACACAGAACCGTCAAGGCCGTTGACGCGGTCACCATGAATGTCAACCGGGGCGACATCTTCGGCATCGCCGGGGAATCGGGTTCGGGCAAGACCACCCTGGGTCGGGTGATCCTGAAGCTGCTCGATGCGTCATCCGGCACGATATCCTATGACGGACAGGACATCACCGGCCTCGATCTCGGACACGAAAAACGGCTGCGGCGCAAGCTGCAGATCGTCTTCCAGGATCCCTACGCGTCGCTCCATCCGAGAAAGAAGATCAAGGATATCGTCGGTCAGGGGCTCCGCACCCACGGCCTGGTCGCCAACGAGCAGGAGATGATCGAACGGGTCGGGGATTTTCTCTCCCTGGTGGGGATGAACGAACAGCACCTCTATCGCTATCCCCACGAGCTTTCCGGAGGGCAGCGGCAGCGAGTGGCCATCGCCAGGGCCCTGATCCTGGATCCGGAACTGGTGGTGCTCGACGAGCCCACGTCATCGCTGGACGTCTCGGTGCAGGCAGAGGTGCTGAAACTGCTGAAGCGTCTCCGGGACGAGCTGGATCTCACCTATCTCTTCATCACCCACGACCTCTCTGTGGTCAGACTCTTCACCGAAAAGCTCGCCATCCTCTACCTCGGCCGGATCATGGAGATCGGCAGGACCGAAGCGATCTTCCGGCACCCCCTCCACCCCTATACCGAAGCGCTCATGTCGGTGACGCCGAAGCTGGATCCCGACAAACGTGGCGGCAAGATCATTCTCCAGGGCGAGATCCCCAGCCCCATCGATCCCCCGAAGGGGTGCCCCTTCCATACCCGTTGTTTCAAAAAAATCGGTTCTATCTGTGAAACGGAACGTCCCGAGCTGAAAGACCTGGGCGACGGCCACTGCGTGGCCTGTCACCTCCACTGA
- a CDS encoding poly-gamma-glutamate biosynthesis protein PgsC/CapC, with amino-acid sequence MSPYEAATIGIGIALGMFYYARTGWGCGGIITPGFLALSLNAPSTLLLSLGVAAAVALLLRGAVRVLGVFGRQRMALALLLALLLRLGLSLHWAADSLWLGWVIPGLIAADLERQGPVHTIAAASATAGATAMITAVGGWLLWP; translated from the coding sequence ATGAGCCCCTACGAAGCGGCGACCATCGGGATCGGCATCGCTCTGGGGATGTTCTACTACGCCCGAACGGGATGGGGGTGCGGCGGGATCATCACACCGGGGTTCCTGGCCCTCTCTCTCAACGCTCCCTCGACACTGCTGCTCTCGCTGGGGGTGGCCGCGGCCGTGGCGTTGCTCCTCCGCGGGGCGGTCCGGGTCCTGGGTGTCTTCGGCCGCCAACGGATGGCTCTGGCCCTCCTGCTGGCGCTGCTGCTTCGTCTCGGCCTCTCGCTGCACTGGGCGGCCGATTCGCTCTGGCTCGGCTGGGTCATCCCCGGGTTGATCGCCGCCGATCTGGAACGTCAGGGACCGGTGCACACCATCGCCGCCGCCTCGGCCACGGCGGGAGCAACCGCCATGATCACCGCAGTCGGGGGGTGGCTCCTGTGGCCGTAA
- the pgsW gene encoding poly-gamma-glutamate system protein — protein sequence MAVKHPLPNKKARSTGWLLLLGILLPLLWYGGSIGFLDNEEQRLWERVRRAERFLHQWRREQGCGASEEADPWKLGLIGYEWSPLTTTLGSLPAKRTACHPSWAVSSLEWFDRLQLAEGDRIAILSSSSFPGLLLNLLAAAESRNLEILLILSLGASTWGANVPECPWPTLAETLRRQGLLHTKAQWLTPGGGGEHGGGVPPEGMALMRETARLTDIPLIVGDDLQSVIRWKMERLATFRPDLVVSIGGSHANMGSDEAVLQLPGGLLRPEMQDNAGNGVIGKALGEGVPVLHLLNLEGLARKRGIPCNAPPAPFHIDRRSMMLFLPGIALFFTILLRHRRWEKV from the coding sequence GTGGCCGTAAAGCACCCACTGCCGAACAAAAAAGCCAGGTCAACAGGATGGCTTCTGCTGCTGGGCATCCTGCTGCCACTCCTCTGGTACGGGGGGAGTATCGGTTTCCTCGACAACGAAGAGCAGCGGCTCTGGGAACGGGTGCGCAGGGCGGAGCGATTCCTCCATCAGTGGCGCCGGGAGCAAGGCTGCGGGGCTTCGGAGGAGGCCGACCCATGGAAACTGGGCCTGATCGGCTACGAATGGAGCCCCCTGACAACCACCCTGGGCAGCCTGCCGGCCAAGCGCACCGCCTGCCACCCTTCCTGGGCCGTCAGCTCCCTGGAGTGGTTCGACCGCCTCCAGCTCGCCGAGGGCGACCGAATCGCCATTCTCAGCTCCTCCTCCTTCCCGGGATTGCTGCTCAACCTCCTGGCGGCCGCGGAATCCCGAAACCTGGAGATCCTGCTCATCCTGTCGCTGGGGGCCTCCACCTGGGGCGCCAATGTGCCGGAGTGCCCCTGGCCGACTCTGGCGGAGACGCTCCGGCGACAGGGACTGCTCCACACAAAAGCCCAATGGCTGACACCGGGAGGGGGTGGGGAACACGGAGGCGGGGTCCCCCCGGAAGGGATGGCGCTGATGCGGGAAACGGCCCGGCTCACCGACATCCCCCTGATCGTCGGAGACGATCTCCAGTCGGTGATCCGCTGGAAGATGGAGCGCCTCGCCACATTCCGGCCGGATCTGGTGGTCTCCATCGGGGGCTCCCACGCCAATATGGGGAGCGACGAGGCGGTTCTCCAGCTGCCCGGGGGACTCCTCCGTCCCGAAATGCAGGACAATGCGGGAAACGGCGTGATCGGCAAGGCACTCGGTGAGGGAGTCCCGGTTCTCCATCTCCTGAATCTGGAGGGATTGGCGCGGAAACGCGGCATCCCCTGCAACGCCCCACCGGCGCCCTTCCATATCGACAGGAGGTCCATGATGCTCTTTCTGCCCGGCATCGCCCTCTTTTTCACGATCCTCCTGCGACACAGACGCTGGGAAAAGGTATAA
- a CDS encoding envelope stress response protein PspG, whose amino-acid sequence MYFYTGGLGCLAALIIGILLFSGFFLLGIILLPFLLVFGVVLWIVGRFRQPQQRHDGRSRSEDTEARRHQIEQEVVEAEWRETDHSDDKRGDGSDESPGGP is encoded by the coding sequence ATGTATTTCTACACAGGCGGCCTGGGTTGCCTCGCCGCACTGATCATCGGCATTCTGCTGTTTTCCGGATTCTTCCTGCTGGGGATCATCCTCCTCCCCTTCCTCCTGGTCTTCGGTGTGGTGCTCTGGATCGTCGGACGGTTCAGGCAGCCGCAACAGCGGCACGACGGGCGCAGCCGGAGCGAGGATACGGAAGCACGCCGGCACCAGATAGAGCAGGAGGTCGTCGAAGCGGAGTGGCGGGAAACCGATCATTCCGACGACAAACGCGGCGACGGCAGCGACGAATCCCCGGGAGGCCCCTAG
- a CDS encoding DUF4276 family protein, with protein sequence MSGAASAAGGRDLLVLCEGPADAALLERIRPFLAGQGWRLRVRAEGGVNRLLQRAPRRAARFGERREGVVAILVDAGDLEGSRQRSDLGRLRRSGIEVVPVVRTLEAWLLADSEAVTRASGLSFRGMSPTDGIEDPKAVFLHHFHRAVRERRRSFLTKERDFIKSVLLHWDINRAREHNRSLALFCRRMGEMGGKEGS encoded by the coding sequence ATGAGCGGCGCCGCCTCCGCCGCCGGCGGACGGGATCTCCTTGTTCTCTGTGAGGGACCGGCCGATGCGGCCCTGCTGGAGCGGATCAGACCGTTCCTCGCCGGGCAGGGATGGAGGCTTCGTGTCCGTGCGGAAGGGGGCGTCAACCGGCTTCTGCAGCGTGCCCCCCGCCGTGCCGCGCGTTTTGGCGAGCGACGGGAGGGGGTGGTGGCGATCTTGGTCGATGCCGGCGATCTCGAGGGGTCGCGGCAGCGCAGCGACCTGGGGAGGCTGCGCCGTTCGGGCATCGAGGTCGTGCCGGTAGTCCGGACCCTGGAGGCCTGGCTGCTGGCCGACAGCGAGGCGGTGACCAGGGCCAGCGGGCTTTCCTTCAGAGGGATGTCGCCTACCGACGGGATCGAGGATCCCAAGGCCGTCTTTCTGCATCATTTCCACAGGGCGGTGCGGGAGCGGAGACGTTCCTTTCTGACGAAGGAACGGGATTTCATCAAATCCGTGCTCTTGCACTGGGATATCAACAGGGCCAGGGAGCACAACCGCTCCCTGGCCCTGTTCTGCCGCCGTATGGGGGAGATGGGCGGAAAGGAGGGGAGCTAG
- a CDS encoding S9 family peptidase yields MHILLRGLLLMIVFGAFLLAVMPLRPAEAAEAERAVPPRIPMEDFFRNPEKASFRISPDGKHYAFLMPWHDRLNIFVRPIGSEAEPVRITDSEARDIRAFGWGNSEKVIYLQDTGGDENYRVYSVGLDGDGYQCLTPFEDVRAGLVDILEDDPDHVLIDMNRRDRRVFDVYRLNIDNGELEMIAENPGSITGWGTDHEGRLRLAVKTEGLETTLLYRPSEGADWEELMTHSFTDKVIPAGFTADNDKLYMLSNLDRDTLALYRYDPAEREFEEMLYAHPEVDLGGIIWSDARNTLLGVTYYTDRLHRHFFDEQAGDFFAMLRKRFPGYAVGISSSSRDERKMIISVTSDRMPGKLYFFDRDKPGEFSLVADLYAWLDEDHLAEKRPITYTARDGLEIHGYLTLPAGREEKDLPVLVHPHGGPEARDHWGYDPLVQFLANRGMAVLQMNFRVSTGYGKDFWKAGFKQWGRKQQDDITDGVRWLIDRGIADPERIAIFGASYGGYATLMGLIKTPGLYACGIDYVGVTDLFTLFESIPPYWEPMKERMYVTIGHPEEDADLFRKVSPVFHAGEIEDPLLIAQGANDPRVVKKESDMMVEALREKGIEVEYMVKENEGHGFSNQENRFDLYRAVERFLKEHLQLER; encoded by the coding sequence ATGCATATTCTACTGCGAGGTCTTTTGTTGATGATCGTCTTTGGGGCATTTCTCCTTGCCGTGATGCCTCTCCGGCCGGCGGAGGCGGCGGAGGCCGAAAGGGCCGTCCCCCCCAGGATCCCCATGGAGGATTTCTTCCGCAATCCGGAGAAGGCCTCGTTCCGGATCTCCCCCGACGGGAAGCACTACGCCTTTCTCATGCCCTGGCATGATCGGCTGAACATCTTCGTCCGGCCGATCGGGTCCGAGGCGGAGCCGGTGCGGATCACCGATTCCGAAGCCCGGGATATCCGCGCCTTCGGCTGGGGAAACAGCGAGAAGGTCATCTACCTCCAGGATACAGGCGGCGACGAGAACTACCGGGTCTATTCCGTGGGCCTCGACGGCGACGGGTACCAGTGTCTCACGCCCTTCGAGGATGTCCGCGCCGGGCTTGTGGATATCCTCGAGGACGATCCCGACCATGTCCTGATCGACATGAACAGACGGGACCGGAGGGTCTTCGATGTCTACCGGCTGAACATCGACAATGGCGAGCTGGAGATGATCGCCGAGAATCCCGGCAGCATCACCGGCTGGGGCACAGACCACGAAGGGCGGCTCCGTCTGGCTGTCAAAACGGAAGGACTGGAGACCACACTGCTCTACCGGCCTTCCGAGGGGGCCGACTGGGAGGAGCTGATGACCCACTCCTTCACCGACAAGGTGATCCCGGCGGGCTTTACGGCGGACAACGACAAGCTCTACATGCTCTCCAATCTGGATCGGGACACCCTGGCGCTCTACCGTTACGATCCGGCGGAACGGGAGTTCGAGGAGATGCTCTACGCCCATCCGGAGGTCGATCTGGGGGGGATCATCTGGTCTGACGCCCGAAACACCCTGCTCGGCGTCACCTACTACACCGACAGGCTGCACCGCCACTTCTTCGACGAGCAGGCCGGGGATTTCTTCGCCATGCTCAGGAAGCGGTTCCCGGGCTACGCGGTGGGGATCTCCAGTTCCAGCCGGGATGAGCGGAAGATGATCATCTCCGTCACCAGCGACCGGATGCCCGGCAAGCTCTACTTTTTTGACAGAGACAAGCCCGGCGAGTTCTCGCTGGTGGCCGATCTCTACGCCTGGCTCGACGAAGACCATCTGGCGGAGAAGCGCCCCATCACCTACACCGCCCGGGACGGTCTGGAGATCCACGGCTACCTGACGCTGCCGGCGGGCCGGGAGGAGAAGGATCTCCCGGTGCTTGTCCATCCCCACGGCGGTCCCGAAGCGCGGGATCACTGGGGCTACGATCCGCTGGTGCAGTTTCTGGCCAACCGGGGGATGGCGGTGCTCCAGATGAATTTCCGGGTCTCCACCGGCTACGGGAAGGACTTCTGGAAGGCCGGCTTCAAACAGTGGGGGCGGAAGCAGCAGGACGACATCACCGACGGGGTGCGGTGGCTCATCGATCGGGGGATCGCCGATCCCGAACGGATCGCCATCTTCGGCGCCTCCTACGGCGGCTACGCCACCCTCATGGGACTGATCAAAACACCCGGGCTCTACGCCTGCGGGATCGACTACGTAGGGGTTACCGATCTCTTCACGCTCTTCGAATCCATCCCGCCCTACTGGGAACCCATGAAGGAGCGTATGTACGTGACCATCGGCCACCCGGAGGAGGATGCCGACCTCTTCCGGAAGGTGTCGCCGGTCTTCCACGCCGGGGAGATCGAGGATCCTCTGCTGATCGCCCAGGGTGCCAACGACCCGAGGGTGGTCAAGAAGGAGTCGGACATGATGGTCGAGGCGCTCCGGGAGAAGGGGATCGAGGTGGAGTACATGGTGAAGGAAAACGAGGGCCACGGCTTCTCCAACCAGGAGAACCGCTTTGATCTCTACAGGGCCGTGGAGCGCTTCCTGAAAGAACATCTCCAGCTGGAGCGATGA
- a CDS encoding Lrp/AsnC family transcriptional regulator, translating into MKRYEADEVDIQILSELRKDSRITLRRLAETVNLSAPTARARLQNLEITGIIKRYTVIVDYERLGYPIQAFVLLQGVRRSIDHNELLACFETTPEIIHWYGLAGGKDYLLFLIADSSQALKEHLITLRELGATSTFVALDGTFGSGFPTKPRRPWEEEPPAGYRIDDEDQDHSEGDGSPR; encoded by the coding sequence ATGAAAAGGTACGAAGCCGACGAGGTGGACATACAGATCCTTTCGGAACTGCGGAAGGACAGCCGCATTACGCTCCGGCGACTGGCGGAAACGGTCAATCTCTCCGCTCCAACTGCCCGGGCCCGTCTGCAGAACCTGGAGATCACCGGGATCATCAAACGGTACACGGTCATTGTGGACTATGAGAGGCTGGGGTATCCGATCCAGGCCTTTGTCCTGCTGCAGGGGGTTCGCAGGAGCATCGACCACAACGAACTCCTGGCGTGTTTCGAGACCACCCCGGAGATCATCCACTGGTACGGCCTGGCCGGCGGGAAGGACTATCTGCTCTTTCTCATCGCCGATTCCTCACAGGCGCTGAAGGAGCATCTGATCACACTGCGGGAGCTCGGCGCCACCTCCACCTTTGTCGCACTGGACGGCACCTTCGGCAGCGGATTCCCCACAAAACCGCGCCGGCCCTGGGAGGAGGAACCGCCTGCGGGATATCGGATAGATGACGAGGATCAGGATCACTCCGAGGGCGACGGCTCGCCGAGGTAG